Proteins encoded in a region of the Dermatophagoides farinae isolate YC_2012a unplaced genomic scaffold, ASM2471394v1 contig11, whole genome shotgun sequence genome:
- the LOC142597935 gene encoding uncharacterized protein LOC142597935, producing MTKIKIGINGFGRIGRIVLRASLTSNDVEVVHINDPFMDIAYMAYCLKYDSVHGRLNAKIEHKSNGLLINDKFIEVTAFRSPSEITWGKSDVNVVCECTGVFTITEKAQEHLKGGAKKVIISAPAKDDTPMYVYGVNHKEYKSSQKVISNASCTTNCLAPIMHYVNKEYGVIEGLMTTVHATTATQQPVDAVVKGGKNWRDGRSALANIIPSSTGAAKAVGKVIPELNGKLTGIAFRVPVGDVSVVDVVVRTKKKMTLEDFGNLMKKAANEYPNVIDFTSEEVVSQDFVGDTHSTIIDIKSCIQLNDNFVKIVSWYDNETGYSNRLLDMARYIAIN from the coding sequence ATGACTAAAATAAAGATAGGTATTAACGGTTTCGGTAGAATTGGACGTATAGTGTTACGAGCATCATTAACGTCAAACGATGTAGAAGTCGTCCACATTAATGATCCGTTCATGGACATAGCTTACATGGCTTACTGTCTAAAATATGATTCAGTACACGGTAGATTAAACGCTAAAATCGAGCACAAATCTAACGGTCTGTTGATCAACGATAAATTTATTGAAGTTACTGCGTTCCGTTCACCAAGCGAGATCACATGGGGAAAATCTGATGTAAATGTCGTTTGTGAATGTACTGGTGTATTTACCATAACCGAAAAAGCCCAAGAGCATCTTAAAGGAGGAGCAAAAAAGGTTATAATTTCTGCGCCGGCTAAAGATGATACTCCAATGTACGTTTATGGAGTCAACCACAAAGAATACAAGAGCTCTCAAAAGGTTATCTCCAACGCGTCGTGTACAACTAACTGCTTAGCCCCAATTATGCACTACGTCAACAAAGAATACGGTGTAATTGAAGGTTTGATGACTACTGTACACGCAACCACTGCTACTCAGCAACCAGTTGATGCCGTCGTAAAAGGTGGAAAGAACTGGAGAGATGGAAGAAGTGCTTTAGCTAATATTATACCAAGCTCCACTGGAGCTGCAAAGGCCGTGGGAAAGGTTATTCCAGAACTAAACGGAAAGTTGACCGGAATTGCCTTCAGAGTACCTGTAGGTGATGTTTCTGTTGTCGACGTTGTTGTCCGAACGAAAAAGAAGATGACTCTCGAAGACTTTGGTAACCTTATGAAGAAGGCTGCCAATGAATACCCCAATGTCATAGACTTTACTTCAGAGGAGGTGGTATCTCAAGATTTTGTTGGCGACACTCACtcaacaatcatcgataTCAAATCTTGCATCCAATTAAATGACAATTTCGTTAAGATTGTATCATGGTATGATAATGAAACAGGTTATTCTAACAGACTTTTGGACATGGCTCGCTACATAgcaataaattaa
- the LOC142597933 gene encoding uncharacterized protein LOC142597933, with amino-acid sequence MSNEEIDYWKEPEFDESQISSCCFAQSDFKIVFPDYRSSYLKQIWPKVTDLLKAKRIDCELNLIERYMFVKTTDKTYDPYIIIRARDFIKLLSRSVPLEKAKLILNDDMYCEIVKLSSFVSNKEKLIKRRQRLIGPDGSTLKAIEILTKCYVCLCGQTAAIIGPWKGLRKCYKLIVDAMKNFHPVYRLKELMIERELAKNPEMKDKDWSLYLPKFKKSLKPVGKRNSQS; translated from the coding sequence ATGAGTAACGAAGAGATTGACTATTGGAAAGAGCCTGAGTTTGATGAAAGCCAAATTTCGTCATGCTGTTTTGCTCAGTCAGActttaaaattgtttttccagATTACAGATCAAGCTATCTGAAACAAATTTGGCCGAAAGTAACTGATTTATTAAAAGCGAAACGAATTGATTGTGAGTTAAATTTAATAGAAAGATATATGTTTGTTAAAACTACAGACAAAACTTACGACCcttacattatcatcagagCTAGAGATTTTATCAAACTTTTGTCGCGTAGCGTCCCTCTGGAAAAAGCAAAGttgattttaaatgatgatatgtacTGTGAAATCGTCAAGTTGAGCAGTTTTGTGtctaataaagaaaaattaattaaacgCAGGCAAAGACTAATTGGTCCGGACGGGTCCACGCTAAAAGCAATTGAGATTTTAACAAAGTGCTACGTCTGTCTTTGTGGACAAACTGCTGCTATCATTGGACCTTGGAAAGGGTTGAGAAAATGCTATAAACTTATTGTCGATGCAATGAAAAACTTCCATCCTGTGTACAGGCTAAAAGAGCTTATGATAGAACGTGAGCTAGCTAAAAATCCAGAAATGAAAGACAAGGATTGGTCTTTATATTTGCCAAAGTTTAAGAAATCGCTGAAACCTGTGGGCAAGCGAAATTCTcaaagttga